The following are encoded together in the Saccharospirillaceae bacterium genome:
- a CDS encoding AFG1 family ATPase: MSTSPGSTPWELYQEDLKRDDFSYDAAQEMAVKHLQRLYEDLVADYKAQKNKGFVSKLLTKKKQKEPIKGLYFWGGVGRGKTYLVDTFYDALPFERKMRTHFHRFMQRVHADLTKLTGAKNPLETVADQIAEEAVVICFDEFFVSDIGDAMILGGLMQELFARGVTLVSTSNIIPDGLYKDGLQRDRFIPAIKLLNKYTEVVNVDSGVDYRLRTLEQAELYHYPLDNSAEASLQKSFDSLAPDGKHTETNVDVEILGRNIPAKAICDDVAWFEFEGLCDGPRSQNDYIELGKLFHAILISNVPVMGTKNDDLARRYINLIDEFYDRGVKVIMSADAPIHEIYGKGKLEFEFQRTTSRMLEMQSHDYLAREHKAD; this comes from the coding sequence GTGTCGACATCTCCAGGTTCTACTCCATGGGAACTTTACCAAGAAGACTTAAAACGCGACGACTTCTCTTACGATGCCGCTCAGGAAATGGCTGTCAAACATCTGCAGCGCCTGTATGAAGACCTGGTAGCCGATTATAAAGCTCAGAAAAACAAGGGCTTTGTGTCCAAGTTACTGACCAAGAAGAAGCAGAAAGAACCGATTAAAGGTCTGTACTTCTGGGGGGGCGTTGGCCGTGGCAAAACCTATCTGGTTGACACCTTTTATGATGCACTGCCGTTCGAGCGTAAAATGCGAACGCATTTCCACCGCTTTATGCAACGTGTTCACGCCGACCTCACCAAACTGACCGGCGCAAAGAACCCGCTGGAAACAGTTGCTGATCAGATTGCCGAAGAAGCGGTGGTTATCTGCTTCGATGAATTCTTCGTCTCTGATATTGGTGACGCCATGATCCTTGGCGGCCTGATGCAGGAACTGTTTGCTCGTGGTGTCACTCTGGTATCGACCTCCAACATTATTCCCGATGGTCTGTACAAAGACGGGCTGCAACGGGATCGGTTTATCCCGGCGATTAAATTGCTGAACAAATACACTGAAGTTGTGAACGTCGATAGCGGCGTGGACTATCGACTGCGTACTCTTGAGCAGGCCGAGTTGTATCATTACCCGCTGGACAACAGCGCCGAAGCGTCACTGCAAAAAAGCTTCGATAGCCTGGCACCCGACGGTAAACACACCGAAACCAACGTTGATGTGGAGATTCTTGGTCGTAACATTCCGGCCAAAGCCATCTGTGATGACGTTGCCTGGTTTGAGTTTGAAGGCCTATGTGATGGCCCTCGATCTCAAAACGATTACATCGAACTGGGTAAACTGTTCCATGCAATTCTGATTTCCAACGTGCCGGTAATGGGCACCAAAAATGATGATCTGGCGCGCCGTTATATCAACCTGATTGATGAATTCTACGATCGTGGCGTCAAAGTCATTATGTCAGCAGATGCGCCGATTCATGAAATTTATGGCAAAGGCAAACTGGAGTTTGAATTCCAGCGCACCACCTCTCGTATGCTGGAAATGCAATCTCACGATTATTTAGCTCGCGAACATAAAGCGGATTAG
- a CDS encoding rhomboid family intramembrane serine protease: protein MTPVKLSFLKQRFRQQFRLVLLIATIVAIIEVINLLTLRSLNQLALIPRDFTRLPFIITTPLLHKDAWHFLSNIIPFMILSFLTLQYGRKTYVTVLLTGVISTGIGVWLFARGIPHMGLNSLVYALFGFLLLSGIRTRQLTHLAISFVTLLGYGGLVLGLLPMNAYISWESNIFGVLTGLICAFFLHKMPKKEVTLEM from the coding sequence ATGACACCAGTTAAGCTGTCTTTTCTGAAACAACGATTCAGGCAACAGTTTCGTCTCGTCCTTCTCATTGCCACAATCGTTGCCATTATTGAAGTTATTAACCTATTGACGCTGAGAAGCCTGAACCAATTGGCGTTAATTCCACGTGACTTTACCCGGCTGCCTTTTATTATCACCACACCACTGCTGCATAAAGATGCCTGGCACTTCCTGTCAAACATCATCCCCTTTATGATCCTTTCGTTTTTAACGCTGCAATACGGTCGAAAAACGTACGTTACTGTCTTACTTACCGGAGTTATTTCAACGGGCATCGGTGTCTGGTTATTTGCCCGTGGAATACCTCACATGGGTCTCAACAGTCTGGTGTATGCACTGTTTGGTTTTTTACTGTTGAGCGGTATTCGCACCCGGCAATTAACACACCTGGCGATTTCATTCGTGACACTGCTGGGATACGGCGGCCTGGTACTGGGCCTGTTACCAATGAACGCCTATATTTCCTGGGAAAGTAACATTTTCGGCGTCCTGACTGGTCTGATATGCGCATTTTTCCTGCATAAAATGCCCAAAAAAGAAGTGACTCTGGAGATGTAA